The Acidobacteriota bacterium genome contains the following window.
TTTACGGAGAATCATTATGCTCAGTTTCAAGAATCAAATCGTACTGATCACGGGCGCTTCGCGTGGCGTCGGAGCCGCAGCGGCAATCCGCTTCGCCGAAGAAGGCGCATCAGGCGTCGTCATCAACTACAAAACCAACCGGGAAGCTGCGCAATCGGTCGCCGAATCGGTTGAACGCACTGGCGCAAAGGCGCTGATCATACAGGCCGATGTGTCGCTTGCGGGTGAAACAAAATCGCTTTTCAAACAAACGCTGGAGACTTTCGGACGATTGGATGTCGTGGTCGCCAACGCAGGGATTTGGCCCAGTGAAGATCGCGCGATTTCGGAACTCGACGAAGCGCAGTGGCACGAAACCATGAGAATCAACGTGGACGGCGTGTATTACGTTTGTCGGGAAGCCGCTACTATCTTTACCGCGCAACGCAGTGGCAACATGGTGATTGTCAGTTCAACCGCAGGCCAGCGCGGCGAAGCGTTTCATTCCGATTACGCCGCCTCGAAAGGCGCAGTCATCAGTTTGACAAAATCCTTGGCGGGAGAGTTTGGACGGTTCAATGCGCGCGTGAATTGCGTGGCTCCGGGATGGATTGACACTGACATGGCCGCGTCGGCGTTGCGAACGGATGCCGC
Protein-coding sequences here:
- a CDS encoding SDR family oxidoreductase; its protein translation is MIMLSFKNQIVLITGASRGVGAAAAIRFAEEGASGVVINYKTNREAAQSVAESVERTGAKALIIQADVSLAGETKSLFKQTLETFGRLDVVVANAGIWPSEDRAISELDEAQWHETMRINVDGVYYVCREAATIFTAQRSGNMVIVSSTAGQRGEAFHSDYAASKGAVISLTKSLAGEFGRFNARVNCVAPGWIDTDMAASALRTDAAKLAAINAAIPLGRVATAEDVANPILFLASDLARHITGEILNVNGGSVLCG